Genomic window (Oryza sativa Japonica Group chromosome 3, ASM3414082v1):
tgcgcacggaggcggaggcggtcgcggaggcgaggcgaggcccggacgagcggcggcggtcggtcgcggaggcggaggcggaggcggttgaGGACGAGGCGGCTGCCGgacgcggaggtggcggcggtcgcGGAATAGGCGGCAGCCGcgcacggaggcggaggcgaggagaggcgcggacgagcggcggcagtcggccgcggaggcggaggcggtcgcggacgaggcggcggccggacgaggaggcggcggcggtctcggATGAGGCGGAGGCCGCGCACGGAGGCGGAGGTGAGGAGAGgcgcggacgagcggcggcagtcggtcgtggaggcggaggcggttgcagacgaggcggcggccggtcgcggAGACGGAGGCGGTCGCGGACGAAGCGGCGGCTGGtcctggaggcggcggcggtcacgggggcaaggcggcggcgggcgcggatgAGGCGGCGTCGGTCGCAGACGAGTTCGTCCGGCTCTTTTTCCCGGATCGATTGgtcccggatctgagaggaatattcctctcctaGGACCAATCCATCCCACCCACCCCTCAACCAAACACCCCTAAAAGTGGGTTCGTCCCATCCCATCTCATCTCATTccagcaaccaaacactaccgAAGATCGGCATCCTGCCCTTGACGATTCCGGGCTTCGTGTACGGGTACCGACTATGGATAATGGGGTCAAGGAACCTTTAAGGATCATAAAGTCAGTTTTTAGATCCAAAAGAAGGtaatttcagactttcagttggTGCCTGCACCAGCTAGTCTTCGGTAATGACCTTACAGGACACAACATGTTAAGACTAGCACCATTTTTAGTTTCCTGGAAGAGGAATCAGGCTAATGGCTCGTTCGAAACACTAGAACTTTACAGGATTTTCACGGAAATTTAGTTTAGTTTTCAGaggccccatcgtttggctttttttcctaataagccaaaacggcttattagggaataaaaatgaatttgtaggtaaaacttatatatatatatatatatatatatatatatatatatatatatatatatatatatatatatatatatatatatgtgtgtgtgtgtgtgtgttcttagtgacttaaaagccaatactgaaaaaaaaattacgttgaaaatatctcaaaatcaatctcaaaattaagtttgaaaatttaaaatttggcttttttTGGGCTTATTAGGCCGTTCGATGGGAGCCCAGGTTTTTTTAGTTCCCCCGTTTCGGAATTGAGAAGAATCGTTCTTAAAGGAATTTGATGCGCAGAAAATGAGACTACCTGATAGCAGGTAAAAAGTTTTGTCACTATAGTGTTACCAATATGCATTAGCCACTGAGAACGccttttttttgtcctttttgtTTTTCACCTTTTATACTTTGTTAATTTCTACCTCTTTATTACAATttttaccaaaataaaaatgattcACCGAGGAGTGACCACGCGGTCCTCCGCAACCTCTTTGAAATGTGTGATTATTATACCTTCCTACTTAAATTAATATTGGTGGTTGCGGACGGTATTTGTAGCTGGAGTGGCAGTTCAAACAATCAAACCCAACAGCAAACGGCGTCTCTCTCCCATGTGTGTGTGCCTAGCCGGTGACCACACACTCCTACCCAACAGGCGGAGGCTACCGGCATCGGTAGAGCTGCTCAACAACCTAATCTTTGGCCAAATCTCGTGCCCACCAGCGTTCTCCAGCGGAgtagccaagccaagccaaccGGGCATGGTTGGCTTGGCAAAGCGAGATGTTAAGGCACATGTTATCCGTGTCGCTTAATTCAAGCGGCAAAAGCGTTAAAGCGAGATCCACCCTTGGGACAAGGGGAATATGGGATTAAGCTCTCTGTCTGTACTCTGTTTGCTTGGGTCCGTTTCCTCGGTATCTTCGCTAATGACCTTATTACTACTACATGATCTAATGTTagggcattcccaacccaagacactaacatagtttccataaactccacatcatcaacaaactagtactagatactactcttccaatacaaacactactattatatacttaaatttaatactacttatctcacataatgtcttggatgttgtgtagaaaccatgtctcatgcaagatatTGTTtacttctctttcctcatttattcactttccataaactccacatcagatactactcttccaatgcaaacactactattccatacttaaatttaatgctacttatctcacataatgtcttggatgttgtgtagaaaccatgtctcatgcaagatatTGTTtacttctctttcctcatttattcactttccataaactccacatcagatactactcttccaatgcaaacactactattccatacttaaatttaatgctacttatctcacataatgtcttggatgttgtgtagaaaccatgtctcatgcaagatatTGTTtacttctctttcctcatttattcacttgtcacatcatttttcaatctaggtggcagcttatttaatgctatggacaccatcctagtcattgagTTGGGAATGCCCTTAAGGCTAGCACCGTTTTTAGTTTCCTGGAAGAGGAATCAggctaagagcaagtataatagctAGCTATAAACCTACTATAAACTTAGATGGAGGAGAGATATAACAAAAAATCAAggatgttggctctcatgcaagagctagatTAACACAAGCTCCTAggtaaatacattaaatgcatAGGTGAGAaatagagagaagaagaaagttgtagccaaccttataactaatctattatatatgttggctttaaaATGGGCTAATAGTAAGAAGTAAGCTctactattatccttgctctaatgGCTTACTCAAAACGCTAAAACTTTAGAGGGTTTTCACGGAATtttgtttaactttttttaaaaaaatccttcCGTTTCGAAATTGAGAGGAGTACTTAGAGCAACTTTAGTATTCtaaattatctatagtcaatttaatagccaatttatacaatagctatctataaatatatactgtaTAATTAATGTCTGGTCCTCACCTGTAATACACACGCGTATCTTAAAGTCCGTGTTGCAACTGGTTATAAATTTGTAGCCCATACTGTTATAGTTCGTGCTGTAACTggttataaatctgtagcccgtaCTTTTATTTTTGCTCTTTTAttgttttaaattatatttatagctTGGCTTATAGTTTGCTATTATCCTGCTCTTAACGAGATGTGCGGGCGGATTAGCGATAGGCTGTCTGGCTAAACGtggtttttaaaaattaaagaagccGTTGCAATTCCACGCTATTACTACTAGTCATTTCCACACCCGTTATTCCCAACCgcatcgcgtcgcgtcgccggcTCAAGCAAACGCACCGgcgcctctcgccgtcgccgtcgccgccatctaccagcgccttcttctccggcgcaTCCGTTTCACGCCCTCTCACTTCCTCGCCGGTTTCCACGGAGGAGGGAGCGATCCAATCctccgaggaggcggcggcggctgcgggatCGCGGGATTCGTCGTTCGATCTGTGTGGCTGCGGGTGCGGGGGGGAGtggtcgatggcggcggcggcgtccaggaaggaggaggagaggaacgaGCGGGTCGTGAGGGGGCTCCTCAAGCTGCCGCCCAACCGCAGATGCATCAACTGCAACGGCCTCGTAAGGATTTTTCCCTTCCGCCACACTCGCAGCTGCTCGCCGATCTCCTCTCGTGTGTGTGCTTCTGATCCGgagtgatttgtttttttttccttgttgtACTGAACCCTCTCCGTGTGTGCTGGAACTCTGATCCAGGGGCCGCAGTACGTGTGCACGAGCTTCTGGACATTCGTCTGCATCTCCTGCAGCGGCATCCAGTGAGTGCTGGGCTCTCGCCTCTGTTAATTTTGGACTAATTTTGTGTAGTGTATTGCATCCATGTGCCAGCGGACATAGTATTCGTAGTTATTTTCTAGTTCATGCTTGTCGATGCGACGAGAGTTCAGTTGACCTGTTCATCAGTTCAGTTTATTTATTTCAGTCTTGTGGGATTAGCGTGCTTAGCATACATAGCATTTCATTTATTATTGTAGTGAAAATTTTTACCGTGTCAGAGGCTCAGAGTCGTCAAGTTCTGGTCTCCTTGTGAAGGAGCTTTATATGTTCTCTTCTGTTATTCTGACACATTCATGGAATTTTTAGCCGTGAGTTCACGCACCGTGTGAAGTCAGTATCTATGTCGACGTTCACCACGCaagaggtcgaggccctccagAACGGTGGGAATCAAGTAAGGCGATCCATTGGGTTGGTTTGAGCTTGGAAATCCCCCTTTTGGTTCATGTCATGACTCTTAAACTGAATGACGCAGAGAGCCAGAGAATCGTTCTTAAAGGAATTTGATGCTCAGAAAATGAGGCTACCTGATAGCAGGTAAAAAGCTTTGTCACTATAGTGTTACCAGTATGGCGTTAGCCACTGAGAACACCTCCATTTTGTTGTCCTTTTTGTTTTTCACCTTTTATGCTTTGTTAATCGCTACTTCTTTATTATTTCAAGGGCATCCTTCTATCCTTCTCTTTTAAAGTTACCAATACAtactttgtcttgtgaatacaTATATAGTGGGCACAGTACATGCTTACGCTAAACTATTTTTGCAGCAATGTCGACAGTCTTAGGGAATTCATAAAAGCTGTTTATGTGGAGAGAAGGTATGCTGGTGGAAGGTTTTCTGAAAGGCCTCCAAGAGATAAACAGGTATGTTTAGCTTAATTTACAACATCTAGTTAGTCTGCATGAGAACTGTTCTTTACCTGTCCATTTGTTATCACAAAGCTTTTGAATTTCTGCTTCAGTATGCGTAGATGACAATGAATACTTTCATAGAAGTtcattcatgttttttttcctgtgaTTCTTTGGAAATTTTAAGTTTTCATTTTCTCAACGTATATTCTGCCAAAATGCTTCTCTCTTAACTAATTCATGTTCCATCAATGCAGAATCAAAAGAACAATGAACAAGAGCATAGAAGGGCTAGTTCGTACCATTCATTTTCTCAGAGCCCACCTTATGATTACCAATACGAAGAAAGACGCAATGGCAAGCAATCCGTGATGCTAACTAGGAAACCTGGTTCAGATAGGGGGCATGATGGGAAGATGTCTGGATTTGCTTACAGTCCACAGAGCCTGCATGAGAGGATGTCAGAAGACCGATTTGCCAATGAGAATTCTGGACCAAGAATTTCTGACTGCTCAGGGTCAAGCATCAGTAATACATTTAGAACGACACCACACTCACCGAATTTCCTTGATAAAGGGTGTTCCAGCCCCTCTATGCAACAAAATCAATCAAACATACAGGCTTCTAGTGGAATCACTCAATCTGAGGTGGTAAATATTCCACTCTAAACAAATAATtggttttcctttcttttcataCCAAACAAGACATGTATTAATTTTGATTGCTTTCTGCAGAGAACTATATCAACAGGAAACATAGATTCGTCATCTACAAAATCAAGCAAATCAAGCTTAGCTGATATGTTTTTTGAATCTGATATTGCTCATAGAACTCAGCAAACGAAGGATTGCATTACTCCAAGTTTCACAGCTTTCTCTGATGTTGCCAACATTGCACAGAAAGATCTCCTTAATGAGCCTGTTGCGCAGCAACAACCTGTAACTGGTTTGGATCAACCAGTAGATTTTTTTGCTAGCATGCCTCCGGCAACTCCATCCACTGATAGAATGCTCACAGCAGCTCCATCAATGGACAATGCTGGGTGGGCTACATTTGACACACCACCAGAAGAAAAGCAACCTGGAGTGATTGGGCTTTCTGGCATTTCCGTAATGGATAAACATGCTTTGAGTGGTGATTTGTTTTCGTTTGAACCAAATAATGATCAACCAACGTGGCTCCAGAGCTCAAAGACATCAAAAAATAATGCTTCTGTGACTGATCAGTCTGATGTACCTTGTAAATATACATCCTCTGATGCAAGTAATTCTCAGGTGAGGAATATTTGCATTGCTCTAGAAAAAACTTTTTTCATATGCTCTCATGTTAGGACATACATGCAACAAAATGCAGTCCATTCTTCAAAAAAATGGTCATTGTGTTTTTGCATGTATCATTTGCAAATGCACGAgaattattttttcattttttaaaaaaaaaaatctgattgtGCCACACTACTATGATATTCCACTTTTGCATTTAAACTTATAAatagtatttttcacatttcTTCAGGCTTGGAGTGCTTTTGAGGCCAAAAGTGTTAGCACCCAACAAGCCTCGCCAGATCTTTCACTAATGAGTTCTATAGAACCTAAAGAACCAATTGATGAAAATAAATTGCAGGTGAGTAAATTATGAAACTTGTGAATAAGCAAGTTATTTCCTGTTGCTGCAATGCTATTCTGGTATTTGACCTATCCTGTTAAGTGTCAACCGTTTCCCCAGAACTTAGTAGTGTCCCTTGTTGTGTTTTTGCAGCTCTGGCATTCATTCGATGATGCAAGTGAGACTATGACTCTCAATCTGTCCAATGCTCAGCTGCAAACTAATGAGCACAAGAATGTTGATAACAATTCCCTAACAACAAGCAATCCATTTACTTGCTCCATAACGTCAAAGGTACCCCTTTGCTCCATAACAACCTAATATATTTTTCCGTCATGTAGGAATCTCGTGGTAATGATTCCCAAGAAATTTTCATGGGTGGATTAGCTCCTAGCGAACCCTTTGCTCCATTCCCTGAGCCATCACTGTTTGCTACTACTTCCGTGGTAATTTAGATATTTAGCATATCTGTACACTTCTGCTGTTCCTTGAAGTGATtctggatctggaatataatgCCACCGTTTACAGGGAGAAGCCTCTGTACAGCAGATGCCGTTGAATCCATTTGATCTTCCATTTGATGCTGACTCGGATTCTCCAGATATGGTATGCTATTCTTTTTTGCACATAGTAGCCAATAGGATCCAAAAATGGCAAACCAGTCAAACCACCGAGTCCTGTTTTTTGGCACCCCAGAAATCATATTGGCAActttaaatatttaaatatgtAAAGGGAAAAATGACATTTAAAATGGAAGAGATAGAAACTGGAAGCAAACACCCGTGGCTTGGTTCATTTGCAATTTCCACTATGTTACAGAGTTATTTCTTCATTCCCTGCTTTCAATGCATTTGAGTATCAAGCATTTTATGGATGGTACTGTTGACATGATTGGAAGCTGTTAATATCGTTTTGTGCTACTGTCACTTACCTATCTACGGTGAATACTGTGGACTGAATATATGTTTAGAATTTGACGATGTGGAATAGACGTATTGATGATGAAACAGTAGATAACCCTTTCATAATTCTCATGGAGACGGACATGGCACCCACATGATCCAATATAGATGCAAAATACAGTTTCCAGAGTAGCATTTGTTGTGGATTGGCTAGGGTAAGGATCCGAAGACCAGGAGATAGGGCACTGGCCCTCTCCCTGCTGAGCTAAAAGAGGCTTTGAGGCtttgatttttatattttgggacagaggaagtacttATTTTCATACTGAAAACCGTGTAATCTGATTCTTTAATAATAAATGAATAATTATTGATTTACCTAGAGTCAGCATAACACATTCTTCAAAATGGACAGTCTGTTGTATGTAGTGCTGGTCAGCATGGCATTTTGCCCATCAGTTATCTGAACAGCACTCCATTTTGCAGTTTATGGATGTGACAGCGTTGCAAGCGGTTTTGCCTAATGCTGACCTATCAACTTCTTTCGTTGATGGTTTGCCGGAAACATGGTTCTCCAACAATGCGTCCGCTTATGTTCCACCGGGGTCACATGGTAAGCTTAACTCTGAGTCTCTGGCAACCATCTATCTACCTTCGCATAGCTTGTTCCTGCAAACATATAGAGCTTGTGGGAGGTTTTAACGGCCCATGCATCTTCAGGTGGACCTCCATGCCTTGTCGAGCAAATCCCCAACTCTGCACTCAGGTAAGCTGCTTTGACCTGCTTCTGTCCAATATGGCATCACTTGCTATTCATCCATACGCTGAAATCAGCCTTGTTTATTTCAGGAACATAACATTGAGCGCTGTATCAACTGGAAATCCTTTTGCATAGAAAATGGCCTCAGCCTTCAGTTTACAAACTAGAAAAGCTAAAGGCTCGGTAAAATCCTTTTCCAAAAAGCAGCTCACCAGTCACCACCAAATTACCAATTGGTGTGTGATTCCGTCCTTTGGTTAGTGAAACTATGCATATGTACAAACAAGGAGGAACATCGTGAAGGGGACTGTGCGGAGAAATTTTGCACACATATGGTACAAACCAAGGAGGAACAT
Coding sequences:
- the LOC4332692 gene encoding probable ADP-ribosylation factor GTPase-activating protein AGD14 isoform X3, whose amino-acid sequence is MAAAASRKEEERNERVVRGLLKLPPNRRCINCNGLGPQYVCTSFWTFVCISCSGIHREFTHRVKSVSMSTFTTQEVEALQNGGNQRARESFLKEFDAQKMRLPDSSNVDSLREFIKAVYVERRYAGGRFSERPPRDKQNQKNNEQEHRRASSYHSFSQSPPYDYQYEERRNGKQSVMLTRKPGSDRGHDGKMSGFAYSPQSLHERMSEDRFANENSGPRISDCSGSSISNTFRTTPHSPNFLDKGCSSPSMQQNQSNIQASSGITQSEVRTISTGNIDSSSTKSSKSSLADMFFESDIAHRTQQTKDCITPSFTAFSDVANIAQKDLLNEPVAQQQPVTGLDQPVDFFASMPPATPSTDRMLTAAPSMDNAGWATFDTPPEEKQPGVIGLSGISVMDKHALSGDLFSFEPNNDQPTWLQSSKTSKNNASVTDQSDVPCKYTSSDASNSQAWSAFEAKSVSTQQASPDLSLMSSIEPKEPIDENKLQLWHSFDDASETMTLNLSNAQLQTNEHKNVDNNSLTTSNPFTCSITSKGEASVQQMPLNPFDLPFDADSDSPDMFMDVTALQAVLPNADLSTSFVDGLPETWFSNNASAYVPPGSHGGPPCLVEQIPNSALRNITLSAVSTGNPFA
- the LOC4332692 gene encoding probable ADP-ribosylation factor GTPase-activating protein AGD14 isoform X4 — encoded protein: MAAAASRKEEERNERVVRGLLKLPPNRRCINCNGLGPQYVCTSFWTFVCISCSGIHREFTHRVKSVSMSTFTTQEVEALQNGGNQRARESFLKEFDAQKMRLPDSSNVDSLREFIKAVYVERRYAGGRFSERPPRDKQNQKNNEQEHRRASSYHSFSQSPPYDYQYEERRNGKQSVMLTRKPGSDRGHDGKMSGFAYSPQSLHERMSEDRFANENSGPRISDCSGSSISNTFRTTPHSPNFLDKGCSSPSMQQNQSNIQASSGITQSERTISTGNIDSSSTKSSKSSLADMFFESDIAHRTQQTKDCITPSFTAFSDVANIAQKDLLNEPVAQQQPVTGLDQPVDFFASMPPATPSTDRMLTAAPSMDNAGWATFDTPPEEKQPGVIGLSGISVMDKHALSGDLFSFEPNNDQPTWLQSSKTSKNNASVTDQSDVPCKYTSSDASNSQAWSAFEAKSVSTQQASPDLSLMSSIEPKEPIDENKLQLWHSFDDASETMTLNLSNAQLQTNEHKNVDNNSLTTSNPFTCSITSKGEASVQQMPLNPFDLPFDADSDSPDMFMDVTALQAVLPNADLSTSFVDGLPETWFSNNASAYVPPGSHGGPPCLVEQIPNSALRNITLSAVSTGNPFA
- the LOC4332692 gene encoding probable ADP-ribosylation factor GTPase-activating protein AGD14 isoform X2: MAAAASRKEEERNERVVRGLLKLPPNRRCINCNGLGPQYVCTSFWTFVCISCSGIHREFTHRVKSVSMSTFTTQEVEALQNGGNQRARESFLKEFDAQKMRLPDSSNVDSLREFIKAVYVERRYAGGRFSERPPRDKQNQKNNEQEHRRASSYHSFSQSPPYDYQYEERRNGKQSVMLTRKPGSDRGHDGKMSGFAYSPQSLHERMSEDRFANENSGPRISDCSGSSISNTFRTTPHSPNFLDKGCSSPSMQQNQSNIQASSGITQSERTISTGNIDSSSTKSSKSSLADMFFESDIAHRTQQTKDCITPSFTAFSDVANIAQKDLLNEPVAQQQPVTGLDQPVDFFASMPPATPSTDRMLTAAPSMDNAGWATFDTPPEEKQPGVIGLSGISVMDKHALSGDLFSFEPNNDQPTWLQSSKTSKNNASVTDQSDVPCKYTSSDASNSQAWSAFEAKSVSTQQASPDLSLMSSIEPKEPIDENKLQLWHSFDDASETMTLNLSNAQLQTNEHKNESRGNDSQEIFMGGLAPSEPFAPFPEPSLFATTSVGEASVQQMPLNPFDLPFDADSDSPDMFMDVTALQAVLPNADLSTSFVDGLPETWFSNNASAYVPPGSHGGPPCLVEQIPNSALRNITLSAVSTGNPFA
- the LOC4332692 gene encoding probable ADP-ribosylation factor GTPase-activating protein AGD14 isoform X1, translating into MAAAASRKEEERNERVVRGLLKLPPNRRCINCNGLGPQYVCTSFWTFVCISCSGIHREFTHRVKSVSMSTFTTQEVEALQNGGNQRARESFLKEFDAQKMRLPDSSNVDSLREFIKAVYVERRYAGGRFSERPPRDKQNQKNNEQEHRRASSYHSFSQSPPYDYQYEERRNGKQSVMLTRKPGSDRGHDGKMSGFAYSPQSLHERMSEDRFANENSGPRISDCSGSSISNTFRTTPHSPNFLDKGCSSPSMQQNQSNIQASSGITQSEVRTISTGNIDSSSTKSSKSSLADMFFESDIAHRTQQTKDCITPSFTAFSDVANIAQKDLLNEPVAQQQPVTGLDQPVDFFASMPPATPSTDRMLTAAPSMDNAGWATFDTPPEEKQPGVIGLSGISVMDKHALSGDLFSFEPNNDQPTWLQSSKTSKNNASVTDQSDVPCKYTSSDASNSQAWSAFEAKSVSTQQASPDLSLMSSIEPKEPIDENKLQLWHSFDDASETMTLNLSNAQLQTNEHKNESRGNDSQEIFMGGLAPSEPFAPFPEPSLFATTSVGEASVQQMPLNPFDLPFDADSDSPDMFMDVTALQAVLPNADLSTSFVDGLPETWFSNNASAYVPPGSHGGPPCLVEQIPNSALRNITLSAVSTGNPFA